The following coding sequences lie in one uncultured Mailhella sp. genomic window:
- a CDS encoding TRAP transporter small permease has protein sequence MGKILKLFDVVITGIGILSLVCLITIAFIQVIFRYVLNNALPWPEEVCRFIFIILAYTGMAMTMKTNGHLRVDVILSFANHTVKKILNIITMIFTFIYCIIGAYLTYYMLVAIKDMEQMASTVNIPVYITWIPIPVCLTVTAIYAVVQLYAYARDKKDN, from the coding sequence GTGGGTAAGATTTTGAAACTGTTTGATGTAGTAATCACAGGTATAGGGATTTTATCCCTCGTCTGTCTTATTACGATTGCATTTATTCAGGTAATATTTCGGTATGTTCTGAATAATGCACTTCCGTGGCCCGAGGAAGTGTGCCGGTTCATATTTATTATTCTTGCTTATACGGGCATGGCCATGACGATGAAGACAAACGGGCATCTTCGTGTCGACGTCATACTCTCATTTGCAAATCATACTGTAAAGAAAATACTCAATATTATAACAATGATTTTTACATTTATATATTGTATAATAGGTGCTTATTTAACATATTATATGCTTGTTGCAATCAAAGATATGGAACAAATGGCGTCAACTGTTAATATTCCTGTATATATCACATGGATACCTATTCCTGTATGTCTGACAGTTACTGCAATATATGCAGTTGTTCAGCTGTATGCATATGCAAGAGACAAAAAAGATAACTAG